A genomic region of Vicinamibacteria bacterium contains the following coding sequences:
- a CDS encoding HisA/HisF-related TIM barrel protein, whose amino-acid sequence MRLIPAVDLRRGRVVRLRQGRDGSEEIYDLTPVEAARSWESQGASWLHVVDLDAAFGEGRQREPVAAIVKAVDIPVQLGGGVRSDEDFVELDGIGVSRIIFGTAAVERPDVVERALSRAADKVVIGVDVKGGRLAVRGWKQMVSDDPDAFGRKWRDRGVHRFVFTDVSRDGDLSGVNLEATAAFARATDGGVVASGGVGTLEHLSAVRGLPGIEGVIVGRALYQGAFSFDEAQSILAGPVEKL is encoded by the coding sequence GTGAGGCTCATCCCCGCCGTCGATCTTCGCCGGGGTCGCGTCGTCCGGCTCCGGCAGGGAAGAGACGGCTCGGAGGAGATCTACGACCTGACGCCCGTCGAGGCCGCTCGGAGCTGGGAGTCACAGGGGGCCAGCTGGCTCCATGTCGTGGATCTGGACGCGGCGTTCGGTGAAGGGCGCCAGCGCGAGCCGGTCGCCGCGATCGTGAAGGCCGTGGACATCCCCGTCCAGCTCGGCGGGGGAGTCCGTAGCGACGAAGATTTCGTCGAGCTCGACGGGATCGGCGTATCCAGAATCATCTTCGGGACGGCGGCGGTCGAAAGACCCGACGTCGTGGAGAGAGCGCTTTCGCGGGCCGCCGACAAAGTCGTCATCGGAGTCGACGTCAAAGGGGGCCGTCTCGCCGTGCGAGGGTGGAAGCAAATGGTGAGTGACGACCCGGACGCATTCGGCCGAAAGTGGCGCGATCGGGGCGTACACCGCTTCGTCTTCACCGACGTCTCTCGCGACGGCGATCTGTCCGGGGTAAACCTCGAGGCGACGGCCGCGTTTGCTCGAGCTACCGACGGAGGGGTCGTCGCATCGGGTGGTGTCGGAACGCTCGAGCACCTGTCCGCGGTGCGAGGCCTTCCGGGCATCGAGGGCGTCATCGTCGGCCGGGCCCTGTACCAGGGAGCCTTCTCCTTCGACGAGGCGCAATCGATCCTCGCGGGCCCCGTCGAGAAGCTCTAA